The Sus scrofa isolate TJ Tabasco breed Duroc chromosome X, Sscrofa11.1, whole genome shotgun sequence genome has a segment encoding these proteins:
- the LOC100623432 gene encoding melanoma-associated antigen B16-like — protein MSQHQKGLGCPQDQCLQTFTKSQDLEVAQVSEALEETHLSSHSVMPGSLKEDPDVGKPSTSEGPWGFCSSAVASTATSSTELDEGSMSQEEDSPGTSQAAPDTENVSIDAVDSKVAMLVNFLLLKYQMKEPITEEEMLKIVDSCQAHFPEILVRASERMEIIFGLDLQKVDPANHRYDLLIKLGLTYDGMLHGEVGVPKTGFLLLILGVIFMKGNRATEDEVWEVLSVIGVYSGRKHFMFGEPRKLITEDFVKEKYLEYRQVANTDPAQFEFLWGPRAHAETTKMKLLEFLAKVHGIDPSSFPSQYEEALQDEEERAQASSARGLSFHGYPKF, from the coding sequence ATGTCTCAGCATCAGAAGGGTCTGGGATGCCCACAGGATCAATGCCTTCAGACCTTCACTAAGTCCCAGGATCTGGAGGTTGCACAGGTCTCCGAGGCTCTGGAGGAGACCCATctctcctcccattctgtaatgcCTGGCAGTTTGAAGGAGGATCCTGATGTTGGTAAACCCAGTACGTCTGAGGGTCCCTGGGGTTTCTGCTCATCTGCTGTTGCCAGCACAGCAACCTCATCCACCGAATTGGATGAGGGCTCCATGAGCCAAGAAGAGGATAGTCCAGGCACCTCACAAGCTGCACCAGACACCGAGAATGTGTCCATTGATGCTGTAGATAGTAAAGTGGCTATGTTGGTGAATTTCCTACTGCTCAAGTATCAGATGAAAGAGCCAATAACCGAGGAAGAGATGTTGAAGATTGTCGACAGTTGCCAAGCCCACTTCCCTGAGATCCTCGTGAGAGCCTCTGAGCGCATGGAGATCATCTTTGGCCTTGATCTGCAGAAAGTGGATCCCGCCAACCACCGCTATGACCTCCTCATCAAATTGGGCCTCACCTATGATGGGATGCTGCATGGTGAAGTGGGCGTGCCCAAGACTGGCTTCCTCCTGCTTATCCTGGGTGTGATCTTCATGAAGGGCAACCGTGCCACTGAAGATGAAGTCTGGGAAGTTTTGAGTGTGATTGGGGTATATTCTGGAAGGAAGCACTTTATGTTTGGGGAGCCCAGGAAGCTCATCACTGAAgattttgtgaaagaaaaatacctgGAGTACCGGCAGGTGGCCAACACTGATCCTGCCCAGTTTGAGTTCCTGTGGGGCCCCAGAGCCCATGCTGAAACCACCAAGATGAAGCTCCTGGAGTTTCTGGCCAAGGTTCATGGGATTGACCCAAGTTCTTTCCCATCTCAGTATGAGGAGGCTTTGCAAGATGAAGAAGAGAGAGCCCAAGCAAGTTCAGCCAGAGGACTCTCCTTCCATGGCTACCCCAAGTTCTAA